A genomic window from Streptomyces brevispora includes:
- a CDS encoding MFS transporter — MTESLTETTDEADEPVPRSRIFADLTPLRTSPDYRRLWFGNTVSWVGQGMTALAVSLQVYELTGSAFSVGLIGFCSLVPLVVFGLYGGAIADTVDRRKLGLVSAFGSFVLSVGLVAVTVAGVERVGPLYAVVALQAVCFALNSPARSSMIARLLPAEQLPAANALNSMTSTTGALVGPMLGGLIVGWWGYRAAYGIDAVTFTASLYAMWRLPAMLPERGAESAAAGKRPSVMDGLRFLGTRPNLRMTFFTDMCAMVLANPRALFPVVAVLWYGGDAKTTGLLVAAPALGALLGGVFSGWLGRIRRHGLAVLLAVASWGTAVAVFGLTRQLWLGLIFLALAGAADTTSMVFRNTMLQAAVPDEMRGRLQGVFVVVVAGGPRLGDFLAGSVADLASPGLAVTGGGIACVVAVGLLALRWPRFARYDARHPEA; from the coding sequence GTGACCGAATCCCTGACCGAAACGACGGACGAGGCCGATGAGCCCGTTCCTCGATCCCGCATATTCGCCGACCTGACCCCGCTGCGGACCTCGCCCGACTACCGGCGGCTCTGGTTCGGGAACACGGTCTCCTGGGTCGGACAGGGAATGACGGCGCTCGCCGTCTCGCTCCAGGTGTACGAACTCACCGGCTCCGCCTTCTCCGTCGGGCTCATCGGATTCTGCTCGCTCGTGCCGCTGGTCGTCTTCGGACTGTACGGCGGTGCCATCGCCGACACCGTCGACCGGCGCAAGCTGGGACTGGTCAGTGCCTTCGGGTCGTTCGTGCTCTCCGTCGGGCTGGTGGCGGTCACCGTCGCCGGGGTGGAGCGGGTGGGGCCGCTGTACGCGGTCGTGGCGCTCCAGGCCGTCTGCTTCGCGCTCAACTCACCGGCCCGCAGCTCGATGATCGCCCGGCTGCTGCCGGCCGAGCAACTCCCCGCCGCAAACGCGCTGAACTCCATGACCAGCACCACGGGCGCGCTCGTCGGACCGATGCTCGGGGGCCTCATCGTCGGCTGGTGGGGGTACCGGGCGGCGTACGGCATCGACGCCGTCACCTTCACGGCCTCGCTGTACGCGATGTGGCGGCTGCCCGCGATGCTGCCCGAGCGGGGGGCGGAGAGCGCCGCGGCCGGGAAGCGGCCGTCGGTCATGGACGGGCTGCGGTTCCTCGGGACCCGGCCCAATCTGCGGATGACGTTCTTCACCGACATGTGCGCCATGGTGCTGGCCAATCCCCGCGCACTGTTCCCCGTCGTCGCCGTCCTCTGGTACGGGGGCGACGCGAAGACCACCGGACTGCTGGTCGCCGCCCCCGCGCTGGGGGCGCTGCTGGGCGGGGTGTTCTCCGGCTGGCTGGGGCGGATCCGGCGGCACGGGCTGGCCGTGCTTCTCGCGGTCGCGAGCTGGGGCACCGCCGTGGCCGTCTTCGGGCTGACCCGGCAGCTCTGGCTCGGGCTGATCTTCCTGGCGCTCGCCGGGGCGGCCGACACCACGTCCATGGTCTTCCGCAACACCATGCTCCAGGCCGCCGTGCCGGACGAGATGCGAGGACGGCTCCAGGGCGTGTTCGTCGTGGTGGTGGCGGGTGGCCCACGCCTCGGAGACTTCCTGGCAGGATCCGTCGCCGACCTCGCCTCCCCGGGCCTCGCGGTGACCGGGGGAGGGATCGCGTGCGTGGTCGCCGTGGGGCTGCTGGCGCTGCGGTGGCCCAGGTTCGCGCGGTACGACGCACGCCATCCAGAAGCGTAG
- a CDS encoding VOC family protein, with product MAAESEGTPCWADATFGDFPAAKRFYGELLGWTYGDARPEFGNYTQAYVDGKAVAALMPPVPGHDLPAAWTLYLASPDAAATAAKIREHGGEVLVGPMRVGEFGTMVLARDPGGTAFGVWQAGSHEGFGARAVPGAYTWAEVFTREPEKADTFFRAVFGYGVKRMEDDAIDFTLYDLGADPVLGRMKMTEDFPPEVPPYLNLYFTVADCDAAVEKAQELGAQLRFGPLTIPFGRFASLTDPQGAPFSLIDNKTTGGELPKISDVS from the coding sequence ATGGCCGCAGAATCAGAGGGCACACCCTGCTGGGCCGATGCGACGTTCGGTGACTTCCCGGCGGCGAAGCGCTTCTACGGTGAGCTCCTGGGCTGGACCTACGGTGACGCGCGGCCCGAGTTCGGCAACTACACCCAGGCCTACGTGGACGGCAAGGCGGTCGCCGCCCTGATGCCTCCCGTGCCCGGCCATGACCTGCCGGCCGCCTGGACGCTGTACCTCGCGTCGCCGGACGCCGCGGCCACCGCCGCGAAGATCCGCGAGCACGGCGGCGAGGTGCTGGTGGGGCCCATGCGGGTCGGGGAGTTCGGCACGATGGTGCTGGCCCGCGACCCGGGCGGGACGGCCTTCGGGGTGTGGCAGGCGGGCAGCCACGAGGGGTTCGGTGCGCGCGCGGTGCCCGGTGCCTACACCTGGGCCGAGGTCTTCACCCGGGAGCCGGAGAAGGCGGACACCTTCTTCCGCGCCGTCTTCGGGTACGGGGTGAAGCGCATGGAGGACGACGCGATCGACTTCACGCTCTACGACCTGGGCGCGGACCCCGTGCTCGGCAGGATGAAGATGACGGAGGACTTCCCGCCCGAGGTGCCCCCGTATCTGAACTTGTACTTCACGGTCGCGGACTGCGACGCGGCGGTGGAGAAGGCGCAGGAACTCGGGGCGCAGCTCCGGTTCGGCCCGCTGACGATCCCGTTCGGCCGGTTCGCCTCCCTGACCGACCCGCAGGGCGCGCCGTTCTCACTGATCGACAACAAGACGACCGGGGGCGAGCTGCCGAAGATCTCGGATGTCTCCTGA
- a CDS encoding PIN domain nuclease, whose product MITYLLDTSALWYLFRTPGALRSWEGHIAAGVFHICEPTRAEFLYSATSPAHRDELAEEMDDLCHLSPVPKNAWRWVETAQYKLTQRAQHRAAGAIDLLVCATAVHHGHTVLHVDNDFATVAAVLKEVQQRDARA is encoded by the coding sequence GTGATCACGTACCTCCTCGACACGTCCGCCCTGTGGTACCTCTTCCGTACGCCGGGGGCGTTGCGGTCCTGGGAAGGGCACATCGCTGCCGGCGTGTTCCATATCTGCGAGCCTACGAGGGCGGAGTTCCTCTACTCGGCCACAAGTCCGGCCCATCGGGACGAGTTGGCCGAAGAGATGGATGATCTCTGCCATCTCTCGCCGGTTCCCAAGAACGCGTGGCGCTGGGTCGAAACCGCGCAGTACAAGCTCACCCAGCGAGCGCAGCACCGCGCCGCCGGAGCCATCGACCTCTTGGTGTGTGCGACAGCGGTCCACCACGGTCACACGGTGCTCCACGTGGACAACGACTTCGCCACGGTGGCGGCGGTCCTCAAGGAAGTGCAGCAACGGGACGCACGAGCCTGA
- a CDS encoding glycoside hydrolase domain-containing protein: MAATAWPAQKTYTGRAFDACTAPSLSAMKAWHTGFYGAAAVYIGGKNRGCAQPNLTNSWVKSVNATGWKLIPLYVGAQPPCQKSTNPERFTPSTAASVGADNAKDAVAKASALGMKAGSPIYLNMESYDITDKACNEATLTYVRSFTKTLRNATYRGGLYGFSSSSAKAVATATNKTDLPGNLWYALWDKKNTTTTDWPWNPTQYTDHSRGYQYMVNSKETRGGYTINVDRNAWDAPVAIIG; this comes from the coding sequence ATGGCCGCTACCGCGTGGCCTGCACAGAAGACGTACACCGGTCGGGCGTTCGACGCGTGCACCGCACCCTCGCTCAGTGCGATGAAGGCGTGGCACACGGGGTTCTACGGCGCTGCCGCTGTCTACATCGGCGGAAAGAACCGTGGCTGCGCCCAGCCCAACCTGACCAACTCCTGGGTGAAGTCGGTCAACGCTACCGGCTGGAAGCTCATCCCGCTCTATGTCGGCGCGCAGCCGCCCTGCCAGAAGAGCACGAACCCGGAGAGGTTCACCCCCTCCACGGCTGCCTCCGTGGGCGCCGACAACGCCAAGGACGCGGTGGCCAAGGCGTCAGCGCTCGGGATGAAAGCCGGCAGCCCGATCTACCTGAACATGGAGTCGTACGACATCACTGATAAGGCGTGCAATGAGGCCACCCTCACCTACGTGCGCTCCTTCACCAAAACGCTGCGCAACGCGACTTACCGGGGCGGGTTGTACGGTTTCAGCAGTTCCAGTGCCAAGGCCGTCGCCACCGCTACGAACAAGACGGACCTGCCGGGCAACCTCTGGTACGCGCTGTGGGACAAGAAGAACACGACCACCACGGACTGGCCGTGGAATCCCACCCAGTACACCGACCACAGCCGCGGCTACCAGTACATGGTCAACAGCAAGGAAACCCGCGGAGGTTACACGATCAACGTTGACCGCAACGCGTGGGACGCCCCGGTCGCGATTATCGGCTGA
- a CDS encoding type II toxin-antitoxin system VapB family antitoxin, with protein MSVTQVDLDDEALAEAMRLMGVSTKKETVNGALRDYVARIKRLEAAEKLAARGERGEFEAAATAHAAAKRARRAAFE; from the coding sequence ATGTCTGTGACCCAGGTCGATCTCGATGATGAGGCGTTGGCCGAGGCGATGCGGCTCATGGGTGTTTCGACGAAGAAGGAGACGGTCAACGGGGCTCTGCGGGACTATGTGGCGCGCATCAAGCGGCTGGAGGCTGCCGAGAAGCTGGCTGCGCGGGGTGAGCGGGGCGAGTTCGAGGCTGCGGCTACGGCTCATGCAGCGGCCAAGCGCGCCCGGCGGGCAGCCTTCGAGTGA
- a CDS encoding HSP90 family protein encodes MTLPDAAATPADADRTFQVDLRGLVDLLSHHLYSSPRVYLRELLQNAVDALTARRGLEPGAPADVFGIRLYADGSVVRVEDDGVGLTEADVHTFLATIGRSSKRADRIAEQRGDFIGQFGIGLLSCFLVADEIHVLSRSARTPDARAVEWRGRGDGSYTVRTLPASARPRPGTTVTLTPRADTGEWTRPAQVHALARHFGSLLRHPVTFDDGTGGAGGAGGPGGAAGTGGPGASVNPESAPWARTYPTPGARSRALAAYGEGVFGFKPLDTIELDLPAVGLKGIACVLPEAVPAGRRHGHRVHVKGMLLSERAEEILPEWAFFVRCVVDAESLRPTASREALYEDDTLAAVRDALAERLRAWIARAAASDPDLLARFLQAHHLAVKSLAVHDDEILRMLLPWLPFETTDGHTTLDEFARTHRTVLVTSSVEEFRQVAAIASAAGLGVVNGGYTYDRELVHRLPEIRSEVSVADLDPATLTAHLDPVDRETELAATAYLARARDALAVFDCDVALRTFQPASAPALLVDSREARHERTRSQLAREQEGGLWGDILGALRQEAPRAQLILNQLNPLVRTAVAIDEPELARTSAEALYGQAALLSRRPLRPAESSLINRSFLDLLAHALRKDS; translated from the coding sequence ATGACTCTGCCCGACGCCGCAGCGACCCCGGCCGACGCCGATCGCACCTTCCAGGTGGATCTGCGCGGCCTGGTCGATCTCCTCTCCCACCACCTCTACTCCAGCCCCCGCGTCTACCTGCGTGAACTCCTGCAGAACGCGGTGGACGCGCTGACCGCCCGGCGCGGCCTCGAACCGGGCGCCCCCGCCGACGTCTTCGGCATCCGCCTGTACGCCGACGGTTCGGTGGTGCGCGTCGAGGACGACGGCGTCGGTCTCACCGAGGCCGACGTGCACACCTTCCTCGCCACGATCGGCCGCAGCAGCAAGCGCGCCGACAGGATCGCCGAGCAACGCGGCGACTTCATCGGCCAGTTCGGCATCGGTCTGCTCTCCTGCTTCCTCGTCGCGGACGAGATCCACGTCCTGAGCCGCTCCGCCCGCACCCCCGACGCACGCGCCGTGGAGTGGCGGGGACGCGGCGACGGCAGCTACACCGTCCGCACCCTGCCCGCCTCCGCCCGCCCCCGGCCGGGCACCACCGTCACGCTGACGCCGCGCGCCGACACGGGCGAGTGGACCCGGCCGGCACAGGTGCACGCGCTGGCCCGGCACTTCGGCTCCCTGCTGCGCCACCCGGTGACCTTTGACGACGGCACAGGCGGTGCAGGTGGTGCAGGCGGCCCCGGCGGTGCAGCGGGCACAGGCGGCCCCGGCGCATCCGTCAACCCCGAGTCCGCGCCCTGGGCGCGTACGTACCCCACTCCGGGAGCCCGTTCCCGCGCGCTGGCCGCGTACGGCGAGGGCGTCTTCGGGTTCAAGCCGCTGGACACCATCGAGCTGGACCTGCCCGCCGTGGGACTGAAGGGCATCGCGTGCGTGCTGCCCGAGGCGGTGCCGGCCGGCCGCCGCCACGGCCACCGCGTGCACGTCAAGGGCATGCTGCTGTCCGAGCGGGCCGAGGAGATCCTGCCCGAGTGGGCGTTCTTCGTCCGCTGCGTCGTCGACGCCGAGAGCCTGCGCCCGACGGCGTCCCGCGAGGCCCTGTACGAGGACGACACGCTCGCCGCCGTTCGCGACGCCCTCGCCGAGCGGCTACGCGCGTGGATTGCCCGGGCCGCCGCCAGCGATCCGGACCTGCTCGCCCGCTTCCTCCAGGCCCACCACCTGGCGGTGAAGTCGCTCGCGGTGCACGACGACGAGATCCTGCGCATGCTGCTGCCCTGGCTGCCGTTCGAGACCACCGACGGGCACACCACCCTCGACGAGTTCGCGCGCACCCACCGCACCGTGCTCGTGACGTCGAGCGTGGAGGAGTTCCGGCAGGTCGCGGCGATCGCCTCGGCCGCCGGGCTCGGCGTCGTCAACGGCGGCTACACCTACGACCGCGAACTGGTCCACCGGCTGCCCGAGATCAGGTCCGAGGTCAGCGTCGCCGACCTCGACCCGGCGACCCTCACCGCCCACCTCGACCCCGTCGACCGTGAGACGGAACTGGCCGCCACGGCCTACCTCGCCCGGGCCCGCGACGCCCTTGCCGTCTTCGACTGCGACGTCGCGCTGCGCACCTTCCAGCCCGCCTCCGCCCCCGCCCTCCTCGTCGACAGCCGCGAGGCCCGGCACGAGCGCACCCGCTCCCAGCTCGCCCGCGAGCAGGAGGGCGGACTGTGGGGCGACATCCTCGGCGCCCTGCGCCAGGAGGCCCCGCGGGCGCAACTGATCCTCAACCAGCTCAACCCGCTGGTCCGCACCGCCGTCGCCATCGACGAACCCGAGCTGGCCCGCACCAGCGCCGAAGCCCTGTACGGGCAGGCCGCGCTGCTGTCCAGGCGCCCGCTCAGGCCCGCCGAATCGAGCCTCATCAACCGCTCCTTCCTCGATCTCCTCGCCCACGCCCTCCGCAAGGACAGCTGA